Proteins co-encoded in one Myotis daubentonii chromosome 8, mMyoDau2.1, whole genome shotgun sequence genomic window:
- the LOC132240194 gene encoding mucin-2-like, with translation MSTEPTTTTVTTTSTGPTTATTASTATEATTTIISTASAHYTTATAAESTSTEAITSTAATTSAGPPATPASTTTAAITTTATTTASTVPTATTTATISTEPTISTTASTTEATTRSYTTTASIEPTTTTAIATTSTESTTEAATTTTVSTTTEATTISDTTTASTEPIATTAIATTSTEPTTEATTTITASTTSEATTTSVTTTASTEPTTTRATDTTSTEPTTETITTTTASTTTEATTISDTTAASTEPITTTATHTSSTEPTTEATTATTASTTTKSTTTTATTTTSTEPAITTTATSSSAPAATTTSTTTPEATTTSDTTTVSAEPMTTTATDTTSNELTTTTAAPTRTETTTTTTASSTPVTTTTQATTTTTTTASTTSEATTTSVTTTASTEPTTTRATDTTSAEPTTTTSATTSIEPPTTTVSSTTAAITTTATTTATTSTEPTISTTASTTEATTTSISTASTESTTATSAETTSTEATTSTAATTSTGPTTSTASATTEATTTSVTTTASTEPTTTTATNTASTEPTTEATTTTTASTTTESTTTTATTTTSTEPAITTTATSSSAPTSTTTTPETTTTSETTTVSAEPMTTTATDTTSPEPTTTTAAPTTTETTTTTTASSTPVATTTETTSTTSTTSATTMATETTASEPTTTNTATTATESTTISDTTTASTEPIATTAIVTTSTEPTTEATTTTTASTTSEATTTSVTTTASTEPTTTRATDTTSAEPTTTTSATTSIEPPTTTVSSTTAAITTTATTTATTSTEPTISTTASTTEATTTSISTASTESTTATSAETTSTEATTSTAATTSTGPTTSTASATTEATTTSVTTTASTEPTTTTATNTASTEPTTEATTTTTASTTTESTTTTATTTTSTEPAITTTATSSSAPTSTTTTPETTTTSETTTVSAEPMTTTATDTTSPEPTTTTAAPTTTETTTTTTASSTPVATTTETTTTTTTTASTTTESTTTTATTTTSTEPAITTTATSSSAPTSTTTTPETTTTSETTTVSAEPMTTTATDTTSPEPTTTTAAPTTTETTTTTTASSTPVATTTETTSTTSTTSATTMATETTASEPTTTNTATTATESTTISDTTTASTEPIATTAIVTTSTEPTTEATTTTTASTTSEATTTSVTTTASTEPTTTRATDTTSAEPTTTTSATTSIEPPTTTVSSTTAAITTTATTTATTSTEPTISTTASTTEATTSSISTASTESTTATSAETTSTEATTSTAATT, from the exons ATGTCAACtgaacccaccaccaccacagtaaCCACCACTTCTACAGGGCCAACTACTGCAACCACTGCCAGCACTGCTACCGAAGCTACAACCACTATTATCAGTACTGCTTCGGCTCACTATACAACTGCCACAGCAGCAGAAAGCACTTCAACTGAAGCTATAACCAGCACAGCAGCCACCACTTCAGCAGGACCACCTGCCACACCTGCCAGCACCACCACTGCGGCTATCACTACAACAGCCACCACGACGGCTTCTACTGTACCAACAGCCACCACAACAGCTACCATTTCAACTGAACCAACTATCTCAACCACTGCTAGCACGACTGAGGCTACAACCAGATCCTACACCACTACTGCTTCTATTGAACCTACAACCACCACAGCAATAGCTACCACTTCAACCGAATCTACAACCGAAGCAGCAACCACAACTACTGTCAGCACTACCACAGAGGCTACAACCATATCTGACACCACTACTGCTTCTACTGAACCTATAGCCACCACAGCAATAGCTACCACTTCAACTGAACCTACAACAGAAGCAACAACCACAATTACAGCCAGCACTACCAGTGAGGCTACAACCACATCTGTCACCACTACTGCTTCTACTGAACCTACAACCACAAGAGCAACAGATACCACTTCAACTGAACCTACAACTGAAACAATAACCACAACTACTGCCAGCACTACCACTGAGGCTACAACCATATCTGACACCACTGCTGCTTCCACTGAACCTATAACCACCACAGCAACACATACCTCTTCAACTGAACCTACAACTGAAGCAACAACTGCAACTACTGCCAGTACGACCACCAAGTCTACCACCACAACAGCCACCACTACAACTTCTACTGAACCTGCAATCACAACAACAGCCACCTCGTCAAGTGCACCAGCTGCCACCACAACTTCTACCACTACCCCTGAGGCTACAACCACGTCAGACACCACTACTGTTTCTGCAGAGCCTATGACCACCACAGCAACTGATACTACTTCAAATGAACTTACAACCACAACAGCAGCCCCCACTAGAACTGAAACGACTACCACAACAACTGCTAGCAGTACCCCTGTGACTACAACCACACAGGCCACCA CAACAACCACAACTACAGCCAGCACTACCAGTGAGGCTACAACCACATCTGTCACCACTACTGCTTCTACTGAACCTACAACCACAAGAGCAACAGACACCACTTCAGCTGAACCTACTACCACTACATCTGCCACCACATCAATAGAACCACCTACCACAACTGTCAGCAGTACCACTGCAGCTATCACTACAACAGCCACCACAACAGCTACTACTTCAACTGAACCAACTATCTCAACCACTGCCAGCACTACTGAGGCTACAACCACCAGTATTTCTACTGCTTCTACTGAATCTACAACTGCCACATCAGCAGAAACCACTTCAACTGAAGCTACAACCAGCACAGCTGCCACTACCTCAACAGGACCCACTACCAGTACTGCCAGTGCTACCACTGAGGCTACAACCACATCTGTCACCACTACTGCTTCTACTGAACCTACAACCACAACAGCAACAAATACTGCTTCAACTGAACCTACAACTGAAGCAACAACTACAACTACTGCCAGTACGACCACCGAGTCTACCACCACAACAGCCACCACTACAACTTCTACTGAACCTGCAATCACAACAACAGCTACATCGTCAAGTGCACCAACTTCCACCACAACTACCCCTGAGACTACAACCACGTCAGAGACCACTACTGTTTCTGCAGAACCTATGACCACCACAGCAACCGATACTACTTCACCTGAACCTACAACCACAACAGCAGCCCCTACTACAACTGAAACAACTACCACAACAACTGCTAGCAGTACCCCTGTGGCTACAACCACAGAGACCACCAGTACCACTTCTACCACATCTGCAACCACGATGGCAACAGAAACCACTGCAAGTGAACCAACTACCACAAACACGGCCACTACTGCCACTGAGTCTACAACCATATCTGACACCACTACTGCTTCTACTGAACCTATAGCCACCACAGCAATAGTTACCACTTCAACAGAACCTACAACAGAAGCAACAACCACAACTACAGCCAGCACTACCAGTGAGGCTACAACCACATCTGTCACCACTACTGCTTCTACTGAACCTACAACCACAAGAGCAACAGACACCACTTCAGCTGAACCTACTACCACTACATCTGCCACCACATCAATAGAACCACCTACCACAACTGTCAGCAGTACCACTGCAGCTATCACTACAACAGCCACCACAACAGCTACTACTTCAACTGAACCAACTATCTCAACCACTGCCAGCACTACTGAGGCTACAACCACCAGTATTTCTACTGCTTCTACTGAATCTACAACTGCCACATCAGCAGAAACCACTTCAACTGAAGCTACAACCAGCACAGCTGCCACTACCTCAACAGGACCCACTACCAGTACTGCCAGTGCTACCACTGAGGCTACAACCACATCTGTCACCACTACTGCTTCTACTGAACCTACAACCACAACAGCAACAAATACTGCTTCAACTGAACCTACAACTGAAGCAACAACTACAACTACTGCCAGTACGACCACCGAGTCTACCACCACAACAGCCACCACTACAACTTCTACTGAACCTGCAATCACAACAACAGCTACATCGTCAAGTGCACCAACTTCCACCACAACTACCCCTGAGACTACAACCACGTCAGAGACCACTACTGTTTCTGCAGAACCTATGACTACCACAGCAACCGATACTACTTCACCTGAACCTACAACCACAACAGCAGCCCCTACTACAACTGAAACAACTACCACAACAACTGCTAGCAGTACCCCTGTGGCTACAACCACAGAGACCACCA CAACAACTACAACTACTGCCAGTACGACCACCGAGTCTACCACCACAACAGCCACCACTACAACTTCTACTGAACCTGCAATCACAACAACAGCTACATCGTCAAGTGCACCAACTTCCACCACAACTACCCCTGAGACTACAACCACGTCAGAGACCACTACTGTTTCTGCAGAACCTATGACCACCACAGCAACCGATACTACTTCACCTGAACCTACAACCACAACAGCAGCCCCTACTACAACTGAAACAACTACCACAACAACTGCTAGCAGTACCCCTGTGGCTACAACCACAGAGACCACCAGTACCACTTCTACCACATCTGCAACCACGATGGCAACAGAAACCACTGCAAGTGAACCAACTACCACAAACACGGCCACTACTGCCACTGAGTCTACAACCATATCTGACACCACTACTGCTTCTACTGAACCTATAGCCACCACAGCAATAGTTACCACTTCAACAGAACCTACAACAGAAGCAACAACCACAACTACAGCCAGCACTACCAGTGAGGCTACAACCACATCTGTCACCACTACTGCTTCTACTGAACCTACAACCACAAGAGCAACAGACACCACTTCAGCTGAACCTACTACCACTACATCTGCCACCACATCAATAGAACCACCTACCACAACTGTCAGCAGTACCACTGCAGCTATCACTACAACAGCCACCACAACAGCTACTACTTCAACTGAACCAACTATCTCAACCACTGCCAGCACTACTGAGGCTACAACCTCCAGTATTTCTACTGCTTCTACTGAATCTACAACTGCCACATCAGCAGAAACCACTTCAACTGAAGCTACAACCAGCACAGCTGCCACTACTTAA